The following proteins are encoded in a genomic region of Tenacibaculum sp. 190524A05c:
- a CDS encoding acyl-CoA dehydrogenase family protein, protein MNTLELQTKGGTFLIQPTELSSFYIKELILEEAKMMHDAGTSFIKNEIENRLEFMETPEAIQVGPELIQKCGELGFLGLEVSEKYGGMDMSFKDVLHFTTTMSKGYSFTGALGVQTSIGIAPVFLYGSDFLKEKYLTKMIAGELLSAFALTEPNAGSDANSGKTKATLDEEGNFSINGQKAWISNAGIADIFIVFAKIEDDKNLSAFVVEKAFGGITIGPEEKKMGFSGWSTCQVFFENVKVPKENLLGERNKGLKIGLNTLNTGRIKLGASCIGVGNKVVQHAKEYAKQREQFGKTISSFGAIKDKLARMSAYIFAIESAVFRLGNDIDILREELTTKGETFSNAKINSLKEFSIESAIVKVFGSEAQDFIIDQGIQIYGGMGFSADCPIEHLYRSLRISRIYEGTNEINRLVIIKEFVKKGMKGELDVMSAFSKVYAEINNDSVEYSLNTLEKFQQFTDNLKSLAVFVSGICLQKFMQKLEEEQEISMHISDLLIQVYVLESTLLRIQKLQLENMLNEEIHFANLNIIAFDVFAKISNSMNELIACFETEKEASSLILARNKYLRFPHVNVKEERRRLADYILD, encoded by the coding sequence ATGAACACATTAGAACTACAGACAAAAGGAGGAACGTTTTTAATTCAACCTACAGAATTGTCATCCTTTTATATAAAAGAACTTATTTTGGAAGAAGCTAAAATGATGCATGATGCAGGAACAAGTTTCATAAAAAATGAAATCGAAAATAGATTAGAGTTTATGGAAACTCCTGAAGCCATTCAAGTTGGACCTGAATTAATTCAAAAATGTGGCGAATTAGGTTTTTTAGGATTAGAGGTTTCTGAGAAATATGGAGGAATGGATATGTCATTTAAAGATGTATTACATTTTACAACTACAATGAGTAAAGGATATTCATTCACAGGAGCTTTAGGTGTTCAAACTAGTATTGGAATTGCTCCAGTATTTTTATATGGATCTGATTTTTTAAAAGAAAAGTATCTTACAAAAATGATTGCTGGAGAATTGCTTTCTGCCTTTGCATTAACCGAACCGAATGCTGGAAGTGATGCAAATTCTGGGAAGACAAAAGCAACTTTAGATGAGGAAGGAAACTTTAGTATAAACGGTCAAAAAGCATGGATTTCTAATGCAGGAATTGCAGACATATTTATTGTATTCGCTAAAATAGAAGATGATAAGAATTTATCTGCGTTTGTAGTTGAGAAAGCTTTTGGTGGGATTACAATTGGTCCTGAAGAGAAGAAAATGGGATTTTCGGGTTGGAGTACATGTCAGGTATTTTTTGAGAATGTAAAAGTTCCTAAAGAAAATCTTTTAGGTGAACGAAATAAAGGATTGAAAATAGGTTTGAATACGTTAAATACAGGTCGAATTAAGTTAGGTGCTTCTTGTATTGGAGTAGGAAATAAAGTAGTTCAACATGCTAAAGAATACGCAAAACAAAGAGAACAATTTGGAAAAACTATAAGCAGTTTTGGAGCAATAAAGGATAAATTGGCCAGAATGAGTGCATATATTTTCGCTATCGAATCAGCAGTATTCAGATTGGGTAATGATATCGATATTCTTAGGGAAGAGTTAACAACAAAAGGAGAAACTTTTTCGAATGCTAAGATCAATTCATTGAAAGAATTTAGTATTGAAAGTGCAATTGTAAAAGTATTTGGTTCGGAAGCGCAAGATTTTATTATTGATCAAGGAATTCAGATTTATGGAGGAATGGGATTCTCTGCAGATTGTCCTATTGAGCATTTATATCGATCATTACGAATTAGTAGGATATATGAAGGAACTAATGAAATCAACAGATTAGTTATCATCAAAGAGTTTGTAAAAAAAGGTATGAAAGGAGAGCTAGATGTAATGTCTGCATTTTCTAAAGTATATGCAGAAATTAATAATGATTCAGTAGAATACAGTTTGAATACACTTGAAAAGTTCCAACAGTTTACAGATAATCTAAAGTCTCTTGCAGTTTTCGTTTCAGGTATTTGTTTACAGAAATTTATGCAGAAGTTAGAGGAAGAACAAGAGATATCTATGCACATTTCAGATCTTCTTATTCAAGTTTATGTGTTAGAAAGTACTTTACTGAGAATTCAAAAATTACAATTAGAAAACATGCTAAATGAAGAAATTCATTTCGCCAATTTGAACATTATCGCATTTGATGTATTTGCTAAAATTTCTAATAGTATGAATGAACTAATCGCTTGTTTTGAAACAGAGAAAGAAGCTTCATCATTAATTCTTGCTCGCAATAAATACTTAAGATTTCCTCATGTAAATGTAAAAGAAGAGAGAAGACGGTTAGCAGATTACATTTTAGATTAA
- a CDS encoding patatin-like phospholipase family protein: MKKIGIVLSGGGALATAHLGLLKNLEEIGERPNVISGNSAGACVGTLYAHGYSVEEILSIMKKEDWLSVPFEKLKKKGILSVDDMFGSFQNYLPKRFEKGNLHIGAVDIGTGEMVSYNEGDLLTILKASASLSTFFKPVHYQGKNLVDSALLDNFHVEPLLDTCDFIYGSYAIPMTSYNNSEGEIVQQLINRLFAINGYQRAQSKFKYCDVMIDHQYLKNYKVLDKHKIDDIFEMSYEYCKQQLLKPKKTPYV, encoded by the coding sequence ATGAAGAAGATTGGAATTGTATTATCAGGAGGGGGAGCATTAGCAACAGCTCATTTAGGATTATTGAAAAACCTTGAAGAAATAGGAGAGAGACCAAATGTAATTTCTGGTAATAGTGCGGGTGCATGTGTTGGTACATTATATGCTCATGGATATTCTGTGGAAGAGATTTTATCAATAATGAAAAAAGAAGATTGGCTTAGTGTGCCTTTTGAGAAACTCAAAAAAAAAGGAATTCTGTCTGTTGATGATATGTTCGGTAGTTTCCAAAACTATTTACCTAAACGATTTGAAAAAGGGAATTTGCACATTGGTGCTGTAGATATAGGAACAGGAGAAATGGTGAGTTATAATGAAGGAGATCTTTTAACTATTTTAAAAGCATCAGCCTCATTGTCTACTTTTTTTAAACCTGTGCATTACCAAGGGAAAAATTTAGTTGACAGTGCTCTTTTAGATAATTTTCACGTAGAGCCATTATTAGACACATGTGATTTTATCTACGGAAGTTATGCCATTCCTATGACAAGTTATAATAATTCGGAAGGAGAAATAGTACAACAATTAATCAACAGATTGTTCGCCATTAATGGTTATCAGCGAGCACAATCAAAGTTTAAGTATTGTGATGTTATGATTGATCATCAATATCTTAAAAACTATAAAGTTTTAGATAAACACAAGATTGATGATATTTTTGAAATGAGCTATGAATACTGCAAACAGCAACTACTAAAACCAAAAAAAACTCCTTATGTCTAA
- a CDS encoding TetR/AcrR family transcriptional regulator: protein MTTKQKILTTSLQLFNTIGYANISSKTISETIGISYGNLCYHFPKKDDIVMRLHQNFLDEMDESMLNLKGEIFEFDFMLRSLENLMNLTYKYRFLLLNGYDITLKHLPIKQRTMERSKVYSNIIYKISKFLIENGYMHDNLSDKQLKLKLHGLLIIFNSWVADKAVFSELAFEENKDHTKYYIQLLFSMISSALTKKGIKAFSTAYDRILNKNVQD from the coding sequence ATGACTACCAAACAAAAAATCTTAACTACTTCTTTACAGTTATTCAATACAATTGGATACGCCAATATTTCTAGTAAAACAATTAGTGAAACTATTGGCATTAGCTATGGAAATTTGTGCTATCATTTTCCAAAAAAGGATGATATCGTAATGCGTTTACATCAGAACTTTTTAGATGAAATGGACGAATCAATGCTTAATCTAAAAGGAGAGATATTCGAGTTTGATTTTATGTTAAGAAGTTTAGAGAATTTAATGAACCTAACTTACAAGTATCGATTTCTATTACTGAACGGATACGATATTACATTAAAACATTTACCGATTAAGCAAAGAACCATGGAGCGTTCTAAAGTCTACTCAAATATTATTTATAAAATATCTAAATTCTTAATTGAAAATGGATATATGCATGATAATTTAAGTGACAAACAACTAAAACTAAAGCTTCATGGTCTACTTATAATATTTAATTCTTGGGTTGCAGATAAAGCGGTATTTTCTGAATTAGCTTTTGAAGAAAATAAAGATCATACGAAGTATTACATTCAATTACTCTTCTCTATGATTAGTTCTGCCTTAACAAAAAAAGGAATCAAAGCATTTTCAACAGCCTATGATCGCATTTTAAATAAGAATGTTCAAGACTAA
- a CDS encoding DUF4870 domain-containing protein, with the protein MRKNKELLVLTHLSQLLDFVSGIGGFIVPLILWAIKKDEVEGMDEHGKAILNFRITMFLYVLLCIPLILLFGLGLLGFVLLGIFYFIFPIMNAIRASNEEEPNYPFSISFF; encoded by the coding sequence ATGCGAAAAAATAAAGAGCTATTAGTATTAACACATTTAAGTCAATTATTGGATTTTGTATCTGGAATTGGTGGATTCATAGTCCCATTAATTTTATGGGCAATAAAAAAAGATGAAGTAGAAGGCATGGACGAACATGGAAAGGCAATTCTTAATTTTAGAATTACAATGTTTCTATATGTATTGTTATGCATACCATTAATATTATTATTTGGTTTAGGATTATTGGGATTTGTATTGCTTGGAATATTTTATTTCATTTTCCCAATTATGAATGCCATAAGAGCAAGCAATGAAGAAGAGCCAAATTATCCATTTAGTATATCATTTTTTTAA